A window of Cyanobacteriota bacterium genomic DNA:
GTGTTGGTGCAGCAGGACTAGCACCGATCGTCCTCACTCGTCCTGCTCAAGCCCAGGTATCTTTCTACGATGTGCCTTCTGGTTACTGGGCCGATGGCTTCATTCGGGAACTAGCTAGCCGTGACATTATCAAAGGGTTCCCCGATGGCAGTTTCCGACCCAATGACCCTGTAACTCGTGCTCAATTTGCCGCG
This region includes:
- a CDS encoding S-layer homology domain-containing protein; the protein is MRSSTVMRSSTAVIMALSVGAAGLAPIVLTRPAQAQVSFYDVPSGYWADGFIRELASRDIIKGFPDGSFRPNDPVTRAQFAA